The proteins below are encoded in one region of Bacillus vallismortis:
- the pdeH gene encoding cyclic di-GMP phosphodiesterase codes for MRVFVARQPIFNRKEQVVAYELLYRDSEENVYNAKDGDQATADLVINSFLNIGIEKLTEGKRCFVNFTESLMFSNLPTSFNPKQLVIEILEDIPITPALISRCKELKNMGYMLALDDFYAINSLSEDLLEELMSYIDILKIDFLKTTRMERRKILQTYGCRGLIFLAEKVETRKEYKQAAQDGFQLFQGYFFSEPRIISGHDLSTHFYSYYELLSELSKEQPNIKRVTEYIERDLSLSYQILKFLNSSHSRLSQKIESIQQAIMLLGFNEIKRWIYILSFKDLSRKGHSSKHEIIKISLMRAKLCELLARKTARPQPASYMLIGMFSLIDTLLHREIEEIIQELPLKDEVGQALLGEQNDYYHMLELVKCIEGNNWDTRSELGKELDKEEAYECYLEALEWCHHLMDAK; via the coding sequence ATGAGGGTGTTTGTTGCAAGACAGCCTATTTTTAATAGAAAAGAACAGGTTGTTGCTTATGAATTGCTGTATAGAGATAGCGAAGAGAATGTATATAACGCTAAAGACGGCGATCAGGCAACAGCTGATTTGGTAATCAACAGCTTTTTAAACATCGGAATTGAGAAGCTGACGGAAGGAAAACGCTGCTTTGTTAATTTTACGGAAAGCCTGATGTTTTCGAATCTTCCCACCTCCTTTAATCCGAAGCAGCTTGTCATTGAAATCCTTGAAGATATACCGATCACGCCGGCCCTCATCTCAAGATGCAAAGAGCTGAAAAACATGGGGTATATGCTGGCGCTTGATGATTTTTACGCAATAAATTCGCTAAGTGAAGACTTACTGGAAGAGCTCATGAGCTATATTGATATATTGAAAATTGATTTTCTCAAAACAACGCGAATGGAACGAAGAAAAATTTTGCAAACCTACGGCTGCAGAGGTTTGATTTTTTTAGCGGAAAAAGTAGAGACCAGAAAAGAATATAAACAGGCGGCCCAAGACGGCTTTCAATTATTCCAGGGGTACTTTTTCAGCGAACCTCGCATCATCAGTGGGCATGATCTGTCGACGCATTTCTATTCTTACTATGAACTGCTGAGTGAATTGAGCAAAGAGCAGCCAAACATCAAGCGTGTGACAGAATACATAGAGCGGGATTTATCACTGTCCTATCAAATTCTAAAGTTTTTAAACTCATCACACAGCCGTTTGAGCCAGAAGATTGAAAGCATTCAACAGGCCATCATGCTGCTGGGGTTTAATGAAATCAAACGGTGGATATACATTCTTTCCTTTAAGGATTTAAGCAGAAAAGGACATTCCAGCAAGCACGAAATCATTAAGATTTCTTTAATGAGAGCAAAGCTTTGTGAACTGCTGGCGAGAAAAACTGCCCGGCCGCAGCCCGCTTCTTATATGCTGATCGGAATGTTTTCTCTTATAGACACCCTGCTGCATAGAGAAATAGAGGAAATTATTCAAGAATTGCCTTTAAAAGATGAAGTCGGGCAAGCGTTATTAGGCGAACAAAACGACTACTACCACATGCTCGAGCTTGTGAAATGTATTGAAGGCAACAACTGGGACACTCGTTCAGAATTAGGCAAAGAGCTGGATAAAGAAGAAGCG